Within Sorangiineae bacterium MSr11367, the genomic segment TGTCGGTGCGGTCGCAAGCCGGGCCTGCAACGCCAGGCCAATCTCGGCGTCATCGATGGTCGCGGCCAGCGCCGGCGCGGGCGTCGGCGTCGGCGTCGAAGCGCGCCCGAAGTCGGGCGACGAGCCTCGCGGCGGATTGAGCACGAGTTGCGCCTGCAACGCGACCGGCGGCGTCCACCGGGTCGTGGGCGCAGCCCCTGGAAGCAACGGCACGTCATCGAGCGACGGCACCGACGGAAATGACGTCCCCGAGACGCGCGGCGACGATACGCGCATCACATCGAGCAGCGCACGGCCGAGCGCACGCGCATCTTGAGCGCGTGTGTTGCGGTCCTTGGACAGGTTCTGCATCACGATCTCGGCCAGCGCATCGGGCACCGCCGCCGCCTCGGGGAACGACTTGAGCGGTGGCGGCGTATCGTGAATCTGCTGAATCAAAATGCCGACCGCCTGCTCGCCCTCGAAGGGCGTACGCCCCGTGAGCATCTGGTAGAGCAAGGTCGCAATCGCGTAGACGTCCCCCGGCGGCCCGACGCTCTCGCCCTGCGCGCCCTCGGGCGAAATGTAGCGCGCGGTACCGAAAATGAGGCCGGCGGCCGTGGCCATCGACTGCTCGCCCCAACTCAGTCGCGCGATGCCGAAGTCGAGCACCTTGACGTAGTCGGCGTCCTCACCGCGCCGGACGAGCATCACGTTCTCCGGCTTCAAGTCGCGGTGAACGACGCCCTGCGCGTGCGCCTCGCCCACGGCATCGCAAAGCTGCAGTGCGATGTGGAGCGCACGCGGAAGCGGCATCGAACTGCCCGCGGCGGTAAGCGCGCTCTGGAGCGACAGACCGTCGAGGTACTCCATCACGATGTACAGCGCGCCGTCGGGAAGCTGCCCCGCGAGGTGGACGTGCACCACGTTGGGGTGCTGCAAGCGCGAGGCGACCTTGGCCTCCCGATGGAAGCGGGCCACGAGCTGCGGGTTGGCCGAGAGCTCGCGGTGCAGGATCTTCACCGCGACGTCGCGATCGATGCCGCGCTGGAACGCACGGTAGACGCGGCCCATGGCGCCGACCCCGGCGAGCTCGCGAATCTCGATGTGGCCGGAGATCTCGCGACCTAAATAAGTGTCGACGGGCTTCGCCGGCTCGGGGACGGGCGGCGGCGCGGGCGCCGGGGACTCGTCGCTCGGGTCCGATTCGACGAGCTTCGTGCCGTCGTTCGGGCAAAAGAGAGCCTCGCCCGAAAAACGGTCACGACACGACGGACAATGCTTTTGCGTCGTCGTGGCGGACGCGCCTCTCATCACAGGGCCCATGCTAGCCGAGCGGCGGCGGGGGAGCGAGAGTCCCGGTTGCCGACCGGGCCAATTCGGCCGAATCTAGGCCTGAAACTGGGCCCGAATGGAATGGTGTTATAAGGCCCAAAGCAGCACATGAGCGAAGTCGAGCGTTTGGACGCAGGTCCCGGCACCTATTCCGTTTCTCTCCCGATGTTCGAGGGGCCGCTCGACCTGCTCCTGCACCTCTGCCAGAAGCACGAGCTCGAGATCTTGGACATCCCGATCTCGTTCGTGACGGAAAAATACCTCGAATACCTGGCCTTGATGCAGTTGCTGAATCTGGACATCGCGGCCGAGTACCTGGTGATGGCGGCCACGCTGGCCCACATCAAGTCGAAGATGCTGCTTCCGGCGCCTCCCCCCGGCCAGGAAGACGACAAGGTCGAGGAGGAGGAGGAAGACCCGCGCGAGGCGTTGATTTCGCGGCTCCTCGAGTACCAAAAGTACAAGCACGCCGCGGCCGAGCTCGCAGAGCGTGGCGTCGCGGGGCAGGACTCGTTCGGCCGTGGCATGCCCATGGAGGAGTCCTTCGTCCAGACGGGCTTGGCGCCTTTGGCCGACATCCCGCTCTACCGGCTCCTGGAGGCGT encodes:
- a CDS encoding protein kinase — translated: MRGASATTTQKHCPSCRDRFSGEALFCPNDGTKLVESDPSDESPAPAPPPVPEPAKPVDTYLGREISGHIEIRELAGVGAMGRVYRAFQRGIDRDVAVKILHRELSANPQLVARFHREAKVASRLQHPNVVHVHLAGQLPDGALYIVMEYLDGLSLQSALTAAGSSMPLPRALHIALQLCDAVGEAHAQGVVHRDLKPENVMLVRRGEDADYVKVLDFGIARLSWGEQSMATAAGLIFGTARYISPEGAQGESVGPPGDVYAIATLLYQMLTGRTPFEGEQAVGILIQQIHDTPPPLKSFPEAAAVPDALAEIVMQNLSKDRNTRAQDARALGRALLDVMRVSSPRVSGTSFPSVPSLDDVPLLPGAAPTTRWTPPVALQAQLVLNPPRGSSPDFGRASTPTPTPAPALAATIDDAEIGLALQARLATAPTPAAPLAVLNQTVRLPPSFPTVEHRHGGPAKPRSNVESTLSDAPSSEPSSVASVPLRPQPRKFARYAALFFLLFIVGSVVAAGVAYHLGLLQPAASANNLEDIVMRARVAASEGRWDAPPGDNVQDLTNEGLVLWPGEPRLVEIRTRASDDLMKRAITAKSAGDLQQAVRDARLATRFDPNDASKRALVHEYENDIAQASGEQLMHLADAGAGATKQTSSSGTRVAVETSPGKPRIGQQVDFAARVGVEGKNVSDARFVVSGGNLGAVGAKLTAISDNGAYRAGFTFLEAGRYEVSFLARVDGANVRGVRTVVVEGAKPVPAPGGEAAPAPPAPSGSSAPPAPSGSAKWL
- a CDS encoding segregation/condensation protein A — protein: MSEVERLDAGPGTYSVSLPMFEGPLDLLLHLCQKHELEILDIPISFVTEKYLEYLALMQLLNLDIAAEYLVMAATLAHIKSKMLLPAPPPGQEDDKVEEEEEDPREALISRLLEYQKYKHAAAELAERGVAGQDSFGRGMPMEESFVQTGLAPLADIPLYRLLEAFQSVLSRSKIKMTHDVIADRISITDRIHELADFLRGKPRMLFEELFEGLTTRFDLVITFLALLEMTRLRMTRLYQEEPLAPLYVEATDLNAGIESGGLDPRAVAALAGETGEDEEPPPAAPEGAS